A genomic region of Ictalurus furcatus strain D&B chromosome 29, Billie_1.0, whole genome shotgun sequence contains the following coding sequences:
- the wfs1a gene encoding wolframin isoform X1, which translates to MSPVLPSSAARVLSFLTVRVSGAARALTELHRNAHVLSSQMDVSNPAPGKQIASPDGPSLPPLTPPPLPKDSSHSPASTATPCHGKVRQGRGFAVVAKRVIQEERKRKEEEKDRVEQEEDAAEEEVSFEELLEKAKAGDPKAQSSLGKYYLKLGADVEADVNNQVAVEWLVRAAKQGRRDAAKLLQQCWIKKRGITPQNEAEVRSLSRESKFEQAVRRAAMTMYWKLNPDRKEKMDKREILQNVSQVNSEAGGVCSGASGIQTQRKLLETMVASEPHSQYVDVEGFVEMTKKYTENITQSKESKQDTARGGEWDWNDLTTLDKKGVCPVSHKKSVWPGSQMMLETKRSMKRAMDIKSYFLGLQYPLLLILDVKEHLVDWASRAGVQWLSTVIPTQHVNALVFFFIISNLSVDLFFFFIPLLTFYLAFISMAICTLRVFRSSKCWQNFSALAALLRHFDPELDVESHFGWSQLEQYLYFLVSVCFVIFSFPLADKRWIPCSELCTVAMFFTALSYASLTPAAALYTRRAFVIEVASSLCALTTRLPEEFKTLRLLGQTYATVPIGELVVLTISLPCLLYVYLFYLFFSMARMHGFRGTYCFLVPYLVCFMWLEFAVVLLQNSTLIGLIRTCVAYFLFLFALPVLALGLGAMLMIQLVKWFVELEITKMLVTLAVCVVPVTLRLWTRFSLSILNVLSSITHRGPVKLILLCLCCVFLVCLGYVYSAEGLKVYNSTLTWEQYGTLCGPSAWKQHGITRTQILCSHLEGHRVTWSGRFQGVRVAETENGAQSLINLLPVFIGDWLRCLYGDEYPSCEGQNVSNSLQEQTSVNASVLFQQREEDELCRIKPVAKHRCHVKRFDKYRFEVTVRHPVGGAEIQDTDSDIILLASHEFKQVLLILDEGSMVEFSTKLEGKLGSKLPRLELKAIHCLNCRSSLLPEGRQVKIERNWRKSLQAAIKFAFDFFFSPLLSARFKV; encoded by the exons ATGAGCCCAGTCCTGCCCAGTTCCGCTGCACGCGTCCTTAGTTTTCTCACCGTGAGAGTGAGTGGAGCTGCGCGCGCACTGACTGAACTTCACCGGAACGCGCACGTGC TGTCCAGTCAGATGGACGTCTCTAATCCTGCTCCTGGAAAGCAGATTGCGAGCCCTGATGGACCCTCTTTACCCCCTCTGACACCCCCTCCTCTCCCTAAAGACTCCTCCCACTCACCTGCTTCCACTGCCACACCCTGCCATGGAAAGGTGCGCCAAGGGCGGGGCTTTGCAGTAGTGGCGAAGCGAGTGATtcaggaagagaggaagaggaaggaggaggagaaggataGGGTAGAGCAGGAAG AGGATGCAGCTGAAGAAGAAGTGAGCTTTGAGGAGCTTCTAGAGAAAGCTAAAGCAGGAGATCCTAAAGCCCAAAGCAGT ttGGGTAAATACTATCTGAAGTTAGGGGCAGACGTTGAGGCTGATGTAAATAACCAAGTGGCTGTGGAATGGCTGGTGAGAGCAGCAAAACAGGGACGAAGAGATGCAGCAAAACTACTACAACAGTGTTGGATCAAAAAAAGAG GCATCACTCCACAGAATGAAGCTGAGGTGCGTTCTCTGTCCAGAGAGAGCAAGTTTGAGCAAGCGGTTCGACGAGCAGCGATGACGATGTATTGGAAGTTAAACCCAGACAGGAAGGAGAAAATGGACAAGAGAGAAATATTGCAGAATGTGAGTCAGGTCAACAGTGAAGCAG gtggtgtgtgtagtggtgCTTCAGGCATCCAGACACAGAGAAAACTTTTGGAGACAATGGTGGCCAGTGAGC cacACAGTCAGTATGTGGATGTGGAGGGGTTTGTGGagatgacaaaaaaatacacagagaacATCACACAGAGTAAAGAGTCGAAGCAAGACACTGCGAGAGGAGGAGAGTGGGACTGGAACGATTTAACAACACTGGACAag aagGGTGTGTGTCCTGTATCTCATAAGAAAAGTGTGTGGCCTGGCAGTCAGATGATGCTGGAAACGAAACGCAGCATGAAGAGAGCCATGGACATCAAATCCTATTTCCTG ggtCTGCAATATCCTCTCCTTCTGATCCTGGATGTAAAGGAGCACCTGGTGGACTGGGCATCTCGTGCAGGTGTTCAGTGGCTGAGCACCGTCATACCGACTCAACACGTTAATGCActcgtcttcttcttcatcatttctaaCCTAAGTGTTgatctgttcttcttcttcatccctCTCCTTACGTTCTACCTGGCTTTCATCTCCATGGCAATCTGCACTCTGCGGGTGTTTCGTAGCAGTAAATGCTGGCAGAATTTTAGTGCTTTAGCAGCTCTCCTGAGGCATTTTGATCCTGAGCTAGACGTTGAGTCTCACTTTGGCTGGAGTCAGCTGGAACAATACCTTTACTTCctggtttctgtgtgttttgtgatcTTCAGTTTCCCATTGGCTGATAAGCGCTGGATCCCATGCTCAGAGCTCTGCACGGTGGCCATGTTCTTCACAGCTCTAAGTTATGCCTCTCTGACCCCAGCAGCGGCGTTGTACACACGCAGAGCATTTGTCATCGAGGTAGCCTCATCCCTCTGTGCCCTAACGACTCGCCTTCCTGAGGAATTTAAGACGCTGCGTCTTTTAGGCCAAACATATGCAACAGTGCCAATCGGCGAGTTGGTGGTGCTTACAATTAGCCTGCCATGCCTGCTTTATGTCTACCTTTTCTACCTGTTCTTTAG CATGGCCCGGATGCATGGATTCAGAGGGACGTACTGCTTCCTGGTTCCATACCTAGTGTGTTTTATGTGGTTGGAGTTTGCAGTGGTTCTCCTGCAGAACTCCACTCTGATTGGTCTGATTCGCACTTGTGTTGCATACTTCCTCTTTCTGTTCGCTCTGCCTGTGCTGGCGCTGGGACTGGGGGCCATGTTAATGATCCAGCTGGTAAAGTGGTTTGTGGAACTGGAGATAACAAAGATGTTGGTGACGTTAGCGGTGTGTGTGGTTCCCGTTACACTCCGTCTGTGGACTCGCTTCAGTCTATCGATTCTGAACGTGCTGAGCTCCATCACACACCGTGGCCCTGTCAAACTCATCctgttgtgtttgtgctgtgtttttttggtgtgtttggGTTATGTGTACAGTGCAGAGGGGCTGAAGGTGTATAACTCCACACTGACGTGGGAGCAGTACGGCACATTGTGCGGCCCCTCAGCATGGAAACAACACGGCATCACACGCACTCAGATCCTCTGCAGTCACCTGGAGGGACACAGAGTCACATGGAGCGGAAGGTTTCAGGGTGTCCGCGTGGCCGAGACAGAGAACGGAGCTCAGTCCCTTATCAACTTACTGCCTGTGTTCATAGGTGATTGGCTGCGCTGCCTCTATGGTGATGAATATCCGTCCTGTGAGGGGCAGAATGTTAGCAATTCTTTACAGGAACAAACAAGTGTAAATGCATCAGTTCTCTTCCAGCAGCGAGAGGAAGATGAACTCTGCCGCATCAAACCTGTAGCAAAACACCGCTGCCATGTTAAACGCTTTGATAAATACCGCTTTGAAGTAACAGTGCGCCATCCAGTGGGTGGAGCTGAGATTCAAGATACTGACAGTGACATCATCCTCCTTGCAAGCCACGAGTTTAAGCAGGTATTGCTGATCCTAGATGAGGGCAGCATGGTGGAGTTTAGCACCAAGTTGGAGGGGAAACTGGGATCCAAACTACCGAGACTGGAGCTGAAAGCAATTCACTGTCTGAACTGCAGATCGTCACTGCTGCCTGAAGGACGGCAAGTCAAAATCGAACGCAACTGGAGGAAGAGCTTGCAAGCGGCCATCAAATTCGCCTTCGacttcttcttctccccctTGCTCTCAGCCAGGTTCAAGGTGTGA
- the wfs1a gene encoding wolframin isoform X2: MDVSNPAPGKQIASPDGPSLPPLTPPPLPKDSSHSPASTATPCHGKVRQGRGFAVVAKRVIQEERKRKEEEKDRVEQEEDAAEEEVSFEELLEKAKAGDPKAQSSLGKYYLKLGADVEADVNNQVAVEWLVRAAKQGRRDAAKLLQQCWIKKRGITPQNEAEVRSLSRESKFEQAVRRAAMTMYWKLNPDRKEKMDKREILQNVSQVNSEAGGVCSGASGIQTQRKLLETMVASEPHSQYVDVEGFVEMTKKYTENITQSKESKQDTARGGEWDWNDLTTLDKKGVCPVSHKKSVWPGSQMMLETKRSMKRAMDIKSYFLGLQYPLLLILDVKEHLVDWASRAGVQWLSTVIPTQHVNALVFFFIISNLSVDLFFFFIPLLTFYLAFISMAICTLRVFRSSKCWQNFSALAALLRHFDPELDVESHFGWSQLEQYLYFLVSVCFVIFSFPLADKRWIPCSELCTVAMFFTALSYASLTPAAALYTRRAFVIEVASSLCALTTRLPEEFKTLRLLGQTYATVPIGELVVLTISLPCLLYVYLFYLFFSMARMHGFRGTYCFLVPYLVCFMWLEFAVVLLQNSTLIGLIRTCVAYFLFLFALPVLALGLGAMLMIQLVKWFVELEITKMLVTLAVCVVPVTLRLWTRFSLSILNVLSSITHRGPVKLILLCLCCVFLVCLGYVYSAEGLKVYNSTLTWEQYGTLCGPSAWKQHGITRTQILCSHLEGHRVTWSGRFQGVRVAETENGAQSLINLLPVFIGDWLRCLYGDEYPSCEGQNVSNSLQEQTSVNASVLFQQREEDELCRIKPVAKHRCHVKRFDKYRFEVTVRHPVGGAEIQDTDSDIILLASHEFKQVLLILDEGSMVEFSTKLEGKLGSKLPRLELKAIHCLNCRSSLLPEGRQVKIERNWRKSLQAAIKFAFDFFFSPLLSARFKV; this comes from the exons ATGGACGTCTCTAATCCTGCTCCTGGAAAGCAGATTGCGAGCCCTGATGGACCCTCTTTACCCCCTCTGACACCCCCTCCTCTCCCTAAAGACTCCTCCCACTCACCTGCTTCCACTGCCACACCCTGCCATGGAAAGGTGCGCCAAGGGCGGGGCTTTGCAGTAGTGGCGAAGCGAGTGATtcaggaagagaggaagaggaaggaggaggagaaggataGGGTAGAGCAGGAAG AGGATGCAGCTGAAGAAGAAGTGAGCTTTGAGGAGCTTCTAGAGAAAGCTAAAGCAGGAGATCCTAAAGCCCAAAGCAGT ttGGGTAAATACTATCTGAAGTTAGGGGCAGACGTTGAGGCTGATGTAAATAACCAAGTGGCTGTGGAATGGCTGGTGAGAGCAGCAAAACAGGGACGAAGAGATGCAGCAAAACTACTACAACAGTGTTGGATCAAAAAAAGAG GCATCACTCCACAGAATGAAGCTGAGGTGCGTTCTCTGTCCAGAGAGAGCAAGTTTGAGCAAGCGGTTCGACGAGCAGCGATGACGATGTATTGGAAGTTAAACCCAGACAGGAAGGAGAAAATGGACAAGAGAGAAATATTGCAGAATGTGAGTCAGGTCAACAGTGAAGCAG gtggtgtgtgtagtggtgCTTCAGGCATCCAGACACAGAGAAAACTTTTGGAGACAATGGTGGCCAGTGAGC cacACAGTCAGTATGTGGATGTGGAGGGGTTTGTGGagatgacaaaaaaatacacagagaacATCACACAGAGTAAAGAGTCGAAGCAAGACACTGCGAGAGGAGGAGAGTGGGACTGGAACGATTTAACAACACTGGACAag aagGGTGTGTGTCCTGTATCTCATAAGAAAAGTGTGTGGCCTGGCAGTCAGATGATGCTGGAAACGAAACGCAGCATGAAGAGAGCCATGGACATCAAATCCTATTTCCTG ggtCTGCAATATCCTCTCCTTCTGATCCTGGATGTAAAGGAGCACCTGGTGGACTGGGCATCTCGTGCAGGTGTTCAGTGGCTGAGCACCGTCATACCGACTCAACACGTTAATGCActcgtcttcttcttcatcatttctaaCCTAAGTGTTgatctgttcttcttcttcatccctCTCCTTACGTTCTACCTGGCTTTCATCTCCATGGCAATCTGCACTCTGCGGGTGTTTCGTAGCAGTAAATGCTGGCAGAATTTTAGTGCTTTAGCAGCTCTCCTGAGGCATTTTGATCCTGAGCTAGACGTTGAGTCTCACTTTGGCTGGAGTCAGCTGGAACAATACCTTTACTTCctggtttctgtgtgttttgtgatcTTCAGTTTCCCATTGGCTGATAAGCGCTGGATCCCATGCTCAGAGCTCTGCACGGTGGCCATGTTCTTCACAGCTCTAAGTTATGCCTCTCTGACCCCAGCAGCGGCGTTGTACACACGCAGAGCATTTGTCATCGAGGTAGCCTCATCCCTCTGTGCCCTAACGACTCGCCTTCCTGAGGAATTTAAGACGCTGCGTCTTTTAGGCCAAACATATGCAACAGTGCCAATCGGCGAGTTGGTGGTGCTTACAATTAGCCTGCCATGCCTGCTTTATGTCTACCTTTTCTACCTGTTCTTTAG CATGGCCCGGATGCATGGATTCAGAGGGACGTACTGCTTCCTGGTTCCATACCTAGTGTGTTTTATGTGGTTGGAGTTTGCAGTGGTTCTCCTGCAGAACTCCACTCTGATTGGTCTGATTCGCACTTGTGTTGCATACTTCCTCTTTCTGTTCGCTCTGCCTGTGCTGGCGCTGGGACTGGGGGCCATGTTAATGATCCAGCTGGTAAAGTGGTTTGTGGAACTGGAGATAACAAAGATGTTGGTGACGTTAGCGGTGTGTGTGGTTCCCGTTACACTCCGTCTGTGGACTCGCTTCAGTCTATCGATTCTGAACGTGCTGAGCTCCATCACACACCGTGGCCCTGTCAAACTCATCctgttgtgtttgtgctgtgtttttttggtgtgtttggGTTATGTGTACAGTGCAGAGGGGCTGAAGGTGTATAACTCCACACTGACGTGGGAGCAGTACGGCACATTGTGCGGCCCCTCAGCATGGAAACAACACGGCATCACACGCACTCAGATCCTCTGCAGTCACCTGGAGGGACACAGAGTCACATGGAGCGGAAGGTTTCAGGGTGTCCGCGTGGCCGAGACAGAGAACGGAGCTCAGTCCCTTATCAACTTACTGCCTGTGTTCATAGGTGATTGGCTGCGCTGCCTCTATGGTGATGAATATCCGTCCTGTGAGGGGCAGAATGTTAGCAATTCTTTACAGGAACAAACAAGTGTAAATGCATCAGTTCTCTTCCAGCAGCGAGAGGAAGATGAACTCTGCCGCATCAAACCTGTAGCAAAACACCGCTGCCATGTTAAACGCTTTGATAAATACCGCTTTGAAGTAACAGTGCGCCATCCAGTGGGTGGAGCTGAGATTCAAGATACTGACAGTGACATCATCCTCCTTGCAAGCCACGAGTTTAAGCAGGTATTGCTGATCCTAGATGAGGGCAGCATGGTGGAGTTTAGCACCAAGTTGGAGGGGAAACTGGGATCCAAACTACCGAGACTGGAGCTGAAAGCAATTCACTGTCTGAACTGCAGATCGTCACTGCTGCCTGAAGGACGGCAAGTCAAAATCGAACGCAACTGGAGGAAGAGCTTGCAAGCGGCCATCAAATTCGCCTTCGacttcttcttctccccctTGCTCTCAGCCAGGTTCAAGGTGTGA
- the cxcl8a gene encoding C-X-C motif chemokine 2, translating to MNCRTVFVFVLLAFITLTAGMSVEPRCRCSGVESRRVGKLIEHVELFPPNPHCTHTEIIATLKGSSQQICLDTKAPWVVKVIAKIMANHSP from the exons ATGAACTGCAGGACGGTTTTTGTCTTTGTGCTCCTGGCCTTCATCACCTTGACAGCAG gaatGAGTGTTGAGCCACGGTGTCGCTGTAGTGGGGTTGAGAGTCGCCGTGTTGGGAAACTGATCGAGCATGTTGAACTTTTTCCTCCCAacccacactgcacacacactgagatcAT agcCACACTTAAGGGCAGCAGTCAGCAGATCTGTCTGGACACTAAAGCACCATGGGTAGTAAAGGTGATTGCGAAGATCATGGCAAA cCATTCGCCCTGA
- the LOC128604250 gene encoding histone PARylation factor 1 produces the protein MAGRGKRKSKSAAQVNRQTKRARPEEVEPEAGSNQKVESSVPEQVREEVEHLYSLRMPLDFYHFWDFCSQLCPDNPQDALLDSVGVRLVGPYDVVCGKHTRVSTPNFHLHWRHYYDPPEFQTVLQGDTPTQLHLGYYRDSPDALPVFVGENEAKKGCTITQLGENLFAAVLLLIDRKKCERGGRGNEALEKLEVELKKEAEHLGLPLEQKTKAMKQRDRKVVSKTFHGAGIVVPVDKNDVGYRELPETDAGLKRICKAIVEAEDDEERMKAFAPLQEMMTFVQFANDECDYGMGFELGIDLFCYGSHYFSKVIGQLLPMAYTLLQRGVFADIIKTHLANRSHDNLDQLAAE, from the exons aTGGCGGGGCGCGGGAAAAGAAAATCCAAATCTGCAGCACAG GTGAACAGACAGACCAAGCGGGCACGGCCTGAAGAGGTGGAGCCAGAGGCAGGATCTAATCAGAAGGTGGAATCATCAGTACCTGAGCAGGTGAGAGAGGAGGTGGAGCATTTGTACAGTCTACGTATGCCACTCGACTTCTACCACTTCTGGGATTTTTGCAGCCAACTGTGCCCGGATAACCCgcaag atgccCTACTGGACTCTGTGGGTGTGCGGTTAGTTGGGCCGTATGATGTTGTGTGTGGTAAACACACTCGCGTGTCAACACCCAACTTTCACCTGCACTGGAGACATTACTACGACCCACCTGAGTTTCAGACCGTCCTCCAGGGGGACACGCCCACTCAGCTGCACCTGGGATAttacag agataGTCCTGATGCCCTGCCGGTGTTTGTGGGGGAGAACGAGGCAAAGAAGGGCTGTACCATCACACAGTTGGGGGAGAACCTCTTTGCTGCAGTGTT GCTATTAATAGACAGGAAGAAGTGTGAGCGAGGTGGGCGGGGCAATGAAGCGCTGGAGAAATTGGAGGTGGAGTTAAAGAAGGAGGCGGAGCATCTGGGTTTACCACTGGAGCAGAAAACCAAAGCCATGaagcagagagacaggaag gtgGTCAGTAAGACATTTCATGGTGCCGGCATTGTGGTGCCTGTGGATAAAAACGATGTGGGATATCGAGAGCTTCCTGAGACTGATG ctggacTGAAGAGGATCTGTAAGGCCATAGTGGAAgctgaggatgatgaggagagAATGAAAGCCTTCGCCCCTCTACAGGAAATGATGACGTTCGTGCAGTTTGCTAATGACGAGTGTGATTACGGCATGGGCTTCGAACTCGGCATCGATCTCTTCTGTTACGGCTCACAt TATTTCTCGAAGGTGATTGGCCAGCTGCTGCCCATGGC